A window of Pseudomonas monteilii contains these coding sequences:
- a CDS encoding class V aminotransferase — MSNRRTFIKQAGLLAASLPFTSLASEPAMTSAPQGPAKWTWLRSLFEQDPRYLHFANFLITSHPRPVRDAIARHRADLDRNPGLLMDWDLEEGWKREDQVRRAAGAYLKAHPAQIALTGSTTDGLAMVFGGLQVRPDQEILITHHEHYCVQNVLDFRTAREGTQVRRISLFDDPQRVSTDEILGNIAKGVRPNTRVLGMTWVQSGSGVKLPIGEIGQLVAERNRDRDEKDRILYVIDGVHGFGVENLDFPDMHCDYFIAGTHKWLFGPRGTGIVCARSAQARDITPLVPTFSADKDFATRLSPGGYHSFEHRWALDQAFDLHLQLGKADVQARIHQLNGYLRERLVAMPQVELVTPMNPALSSGFSFFRIKGQDCDHVAKQLMRQRVVVDAVDRDVGPVVRTAPGLLNDEAQVEGLLKALRSVG, encoded by the coding sequence ATGTCCAATCGCAGAACCTTCATCAAACAGGCCGGCCTGCTGGCCGCCTCGTTGCCGTTCACCAGCCTGGCCAGCGAGCCGGCCATGACGAGCGCGCCCCAAGGCCCGGCCAAATGGACCTGGCTGCGTTCGCTGTTCGAGCAGGATCCGCGCTACCTGCACTTCGCCAACTTCCTGATCACTTCGCACCCACGCCCGGTGCGCGACGCCATCGCCCGCCACCGCGCCGACCTCGATCGCAATCCGGGCCTGTTGATGGACTGGGACCTGGAAGAAGGCTGGAAACGCGAGGACCAGGTGCGCCGCGCAGCCGGTGCCTACCTCAAGGCGCACCCTGCGCAGATCGCCCTGACCGGCAGTACCACCGACGGCCTGGCCATGGTCTTCGGCGGCCTGCAGGTGCGCCCTGACCAGGAAATCCTCATCACCCACCATGAACACTACTGCGTGCAGAACGTGCTGGACTTCCGGACGGCGCGTGAAGGCACGCAGGTGCGTCGCATCAGCCTGTTCGACGACCCGCAGCGGGTGAGCACCGACGAGATCCTCGGCAACATCGCCAAAGGCGTGCGCCCCAACACGCGGGTACTGGGCATGACCTGGGTGCAATCGGGCAGCGGGGTCAAGCTGCCGATCGGCGAGATCGGCCAGCTGGTGGCCGAGCGCAATCGGGATCGCGACGAAAAGGACCGCATCCTCTACGTGATCGATGGCGTGCACGGGTTCGGCGTCGAAAACCTGGACTTCCCCGACATGCATTGCGACTACTTCATCGCCGGCACGCACAAGTGGTTGTTCGGCCCGCGCGGCACCGGCATCGTCTGTGCCCGTTCGGCCCAGGCCAGGGACATCACCCCCCTGGTGCCGACCTTCTCGGCCGACAAGGACTTCGCCACCCGCCTGAGCCCAGGGGGCTACCACAGCTTCGAGCACCGCTGGGCCCTGGACCAGGCCTTCGACCTGCACCTGCAATTGGGCAAGGCCGACGTGCAGGCACGGATCCACCAGCTCAACGGCTACCTGCGCGAGCGGCTGGTAGCGATGCCCCAGGTGGAGCTGGTGACGCCTATGAACCCTGCCTTGTCCTCAGGCTTCAGTTTCTTCCGGATCAAGGGACAGGACTGCGACCACGTGGCGAAGCAATTGATGCGCCAGCGGGTGGTGGTTGATGCGGTGGACCGGGACGTCGGACCGGTAGTGCGCACGGCGCCGGGACTGCTGAACGACGAAGCGCAGGTCGAGGGGCTGCTCAAGGCGTTACGGTCGGTGGGGTGA
- a CDS encoding peptidase: protein MSKKSRSKLWFLVHSWLALPIWFFVLIVCFTGMLAVVSQEIVWLANPDVRASKPNDEAERLSYQQILDALHKAEPDMAVRSLSQPDGSHFALNVGVTFPDGTAPTLYVNPYTGAIQGKSPDFSFEQFTRALHGWWLVPFTNGYSWGWYLVSLLGLPMLASLVTGLVVYKKFWRGFFKPVRTGHGSRIFWGDVHRLAGVWSIWFIAVISITGTWFLIQAILGDNHITISSEPVVPVIAREDVPRTTDGTPAPRIDLDEAARIATAQIPGLDISFVSLPATAYSHVSLGGRGWYPLMFQSADVNPYTRRVDSQFLLEDRSALEFVTESMRPLHTGDFGGLPIKLIWFFFGLVLTLMVLSGLLIWTKRTAQATAAALKRSERGVRPRTPRLETAVEAQS from the coding sequence ATGTCCAAAAAATCACGCTCGAAACTCTGGTTCCTGGTCCACAGCTGGCTCGCGCTGCCCATCTGGTTCTTCGTGCTGATCGTCTGCTTCACCGGCATGCTGGCGGTGGTGAGCCAGGAGATCGTCTGGCTGGCCAACCCGGACGTGCGGGCCAGCAAGCCGAACGACGAGGCCGAGCGCCTGAGCTATCAGCAGATCCTCGATGCGCTGCACAAGGCCGAACCGGACATGGCCGTGCGCTCGCTGAGCCAGCCGGACGGCTCGCACTTCGCGCTCAACGTCGGCGTCACCTTCCCCGACGGTACTGCCCCGACGCTCTATGTGAACCCCTACACCGGCGCGATCCAGGGCAAGAGCCCGGACTTCAGCTTCGAGCAGTTCACCCGCGCACTGCACGGCTGGTGGCTGGTGCCCTTCACCAACGGCTACAGCTGGGGCTGGTACCTGGTCTCGCTGCTCGGCCTGCCGATGCTCGCTTCGCTGGTCACCGGCCTGGTGGTGTACAAGAAGTTCTGGCGCGGTTTCTTCAAGCCTGTACGCACCGGCCATGGTTCACGCATCTTCTGGGGCGACGTACACCGCCTGGCCGGCGTCTGGTCGATCTGGTTCATCGCAGTCATCTCGATCACCGGCACCTGGTTCCTGATCCAGGCGATTCTCGGCGACAATCACATCACGATCTCCAGCGAACCGGTAGTGCCCGTGATCGCCCGCGAGGACGTGCCGCGCACCACCGACGGCACCCCGGCCCCACGCATCGACCTGGACGAAGCGGCGCGCATCGCCACGGCACAGATCCCGGGCCTGGACATCAGCTTCGTCTCGCTGCCTGCCACGGCCTACAGCCATGTCAGCCTGGGCGGTCGCGGCTGGTACCCGCTGATGTTCCAGAGCGCCGACGTCAACCCCTACACCCGCCGCGTGGACAGCCAGTTCCTGCTCGAGGACCGCTCGGCGCTGGAATTCGTCACCGAGTCCATGCGCCCCTTGCACACCGGCGACTTCGGCGGTCTGCCGATCAAGCTGATCTGGTTCTTCTTCGGCCTGGTCCTGACGCTGATGGTGCTGAGCGGGCTGCTGATCTGGACCAAGCGCACCGCCCAGGCTACCGCCGCCGCGCTCAAGCGTAGCGAGCGCGGCGTTCGTCCACGTACCCCGCGTCTCGAGACCGCCGTGGAGGCGCAATCATGA
- a CDS encoding thiamine pyrophosphate-binding protein, giving the protein MSQAPALQYSPVRQFWLKWRFHLNILLILIPLGFMPKYFADAKLFRGEGGLGANLVKDIQVGPYRIDLAEFRDEAPVADGPAGHFKLFNAALCTTCTDGAKAVYLRIGKPRSLRTAGTIFFGPPYRMITSLPIPPRTQPDAELWISIEGWDGSLHQASIPLAQASPATVAWLNRQGAKK; this is encoded by the coding sequence ATGAGCCAGGCCCCTGCCCTGCAGTACAGCCCCGTACGCCAGTTCTGGCTGAAATGGCGGTTCCACCTGAACATCCTGCTGATCCTGATCCCGCTGGGCTTCATGCCCAAGTACTTTGCCGATGCCAAGCTGTTCCGCGGCGAAGGCGGTCTGGGTGCGAACCTGGTCAAGGACATCCAGGTCGGCCCTTACCGCATCGACCTGGCCGAGTTCCGTGACGAAGCCCCCGTGGCCGACGGCCCCGCCGGGCATTTCAAGCTGTTCAACGCAGCCCTGTGCACGACCTGCACCGACGGCGCCAAGGCCGTCTACCTGCGCATCGGCAAGCCGCGCAGCCTGCGCACGGCCGGCACGATCTTCTTCGGCCCGCCCTACCGCATGATCACCTCATTGCCCATCCCGCCCCGTACCCAACCCGATGCCGAACTCTGGATCAGCATCGAAGGCTGGGACGGCAGCCTGCACCAGGCCTCGATCCCGCTGGCCCAGGCCTCGCCGGCCACCGTCGCCTGGCTGAACCGACAAGGAGCCAAGAAATGA